From the Paenibacillus sp. R14(2021) genome, the window GAATCGTCCGGACATGGGATACTTTCGTAGAGCGCATTGAAGCAAACGAAGTGAAGTCATGCTTGCCGATGACTTGCGCGAGCGCGAGCTTCATCTCGTCGAGCCGTAGTGGCATTGGATAATGGAAGCGGAATTTCCGTTCAAATACATCGCCGAATTTACTCGTATCAATGCCATAGCGGTAGGTCTTGCGTTTCGCGCTGTATGAGGAATGAAACGCCATCGGCACTTCGTCCGCATGCAGAATAACAATGTCATCCGGCAGTCTGGAGTTCAGTGCCAGCGCCCAGCGCTCGGGCGGAATCGGAGAGGAGGTGACGAAGTTAAAATATTGCCGACGTGCGTGTACACCGGCGTCTGTACGGCCTGAAGCCGTGATGCTGATGTCTTCGCCCGTCAGAACCTTCAAGCCGTGTTCAAGCACGTCTTGCACGGTATTTCCAATCGGCTGCGTCTGGAAGCCATGATAAGGGCTTCCATCATAGCTGACAGCCATCCGAATATTTCTCATTCGCGCCTCCCTCACCGCATGCATCCTCAGGCAACAAAAAAAGGTGGCCGCAAGGTCCACCCTTCGTTTGCTACGCGCGATCCACCAGTTCCAAATAAACCATAGGCGCCGCGTCTCCGCGACGAGGTCCTAGCTTCAAGATACGCGTATAACCGCCCGGACGCTCCGAATAACGGGTAGCCAGATCAGAGAACAGTTTTTGAATTGCATCCTGCTCACCTGCTGCAATGGACTCACGGCGAACAAACGCTGCAACTTGACGACGTGCGTGCAAATCACCGCGTTTCGCAAGCGTGATCAGCTTCTCAGCGATTGGACGAAGCTCTTTCGCCTTCGCCTCCGTCGTTTGAATACGCTCATACAAGAACAAGTCAGTGACGAGATCGCGGAACAATGCTTTCCGGGAGCTAGCGTCACGGCTCAATTTAGAATATGCCATCGAAATTCCCCTCCTTAAACCAGTCTTACGACCTTAGTCTGTGCTGCACTATTCTTCCATGCGAAGGCCAAGACCGAGTTCTTCCAGCTTCTCTTGAACTTCTTCCAAAGACTTGCGTCCGAGGTTACGGACTTTCATCATGTCTTCTTCCGTTTTCGTGATCAGCTCTTGAACGGTATTGATTCCTGCACGTTTCAGACAGTTATAAGAACGTACGGAAAGATCGAGTTCTTCGATCGTCATTTCCAGTACTTTCTCTTTCTTGTCTTCTTCTTTTTCAACCATGATCTCAGCATCTTTCGCTTCGTCTGTCAGACCGACAAACAGATCCAAATGCTCAGTCAAAATTTTGGCGCCGAGGCTTACAGCCTCTTCCGGACGAATGCTTCCGTCGGTCCAAACTTCAAGTGTGAGTTTATCGTAGTTCGTCACTTGACCAACACGAGTATTCTCAACCGTGTAGTTAACACGAGTAATCGGTGTGTAGATCGAATCTACTGGAATAACGCCAATTGGCTGATCTTCCCGTTTATTGCGATCTGCTTGCACATAACCGCGTCCGCGATTAGCAAATACCCGCATATGGAGCCGTGCACCGGAGGCCAGCGTCGCGATATGAAGATCTGGGCTTAAAATCTCGACATCGCTGTCTGCGCGAATATCGCCAGCCGTAACGTTGCCATCACCCTCAGCATCAATCTCCAGAACCTTCTCTTCGTCGGAATGGATTTTCAACGAGAGCCCTTTGAGGTTCAGGATGATTTCAGTTACGTCTTCCATCACACCTGGAACCGTCGAGAACTCGTGAAGAACACCGTCGATTTGAACAGAGGTTACAGCTGCGCCGGGCAGCGACGACAATAGGATCCTCCGAAGGGAATTTCCAAGCGTCGCTCCGTATCCGCGTTCAAGCGGTTCAACAACGAAACGCCCGTATGTGCCATCCTCGTTCAGCTCTACGGTTTCGATTTTCGGCTTTTCGATCTCAATCACTAATAGTACCCTCCCTCAAAACGTCGCTCCGTTACCATTATCGCGATTGCAGTCAAATCATGTAGTATGGCAAACCTTCACAACCATTATTCACAAGTTGCAGTAATTTGATACCACAAATTCTGACTATACGCGACGACGTTTAGGCGGGCGGCATCCGTTGTGCGGAACCGGCGTTACGTCTTTGATCAGGTTAACTTCAAGACCAGCTGCTTGCAGCGAGCGGATTGCCGCTTCACGGCCAGCGCCTGGGCCTTTAACCATCACTTCAACTGTTTTCATACCATGTTCCATTGCCGCTTTTGCTGCAGATTCAGCAGCCATTTGAGCTGCGAACGGCGTGCTCTTACGGGAACCTTTAAATCCGAGGTTACCCGAGCTTGCCCAAGAAATCGCATTTCCGTGCGGGTCAGTAATCGTTACGATCGTGTTATTGAATGTCGAGCGGATATGCGCTACGCCAGTATCAATATTTTTACGGTCACGACGTTTTGTACGAACCACTTTCTTTGGTTTTGCCATTTCGGTTATCCCCCCTTATTATTTCTTCTTGTTCGCTACAGTCCGGCGTGGACCTTTACGCGTACGAGCATTTGTTTTCGTCCGTTGACCGCGAACCGGAAGACCACGACGGTGACGAACACCGCGATAGCAGCCGATTTCGATCAGACGTTTGATGTTAAGCGAAATTTCGCGGCGAAGGTCGCCTTCCACTTTAACAGACTTGTCAATTGTTTCGCGAAGTTGGCTGACTTCATCTTCCGTTAGATCGCGAACACGAGTATTCTCGTTAATACCGGTTGTGCTCAAGATTTTATCAGCAGTTGTTCTGCCGATACCGAAGATGTATGTCAGAGCGATGACAACGCGTTTATCACGCGGTAAGTCTACACCAGAAATACGTGCCATGTATCGTTATCCCTCCTTATCCTTGTTTTTGTTTGTGTTTCGGATTTTCACAAATAACCATAACATTGCCTTTGCGGCGAATGACTTTACATTTCTCGCAAATCGGCTTGACCGAAGGTCTAACCTTCATTGTGATTACCTCCCGAATTCTTTCGTCGGCAGACCGCGAACGGGCTACTTCCGATAGGTAATGCGTCCTCTAGATAAATCATAAGGCGACAACTGAATAACGACTTTATCTCCCGTCAGAATACGGATGAAATGCATTCTGAGCTTACCCGATACATGGG encodes:
- the truA gene encoding tRNA pseudouridine(38-40) synthase TruA: MRNIRMAVSYDGSPYHGFQTQPIGNTVQDVLEHGLKVLTGEDISITASGRTDAGVHARRQYFNFVTSSPIPPERWALALNSRLPDDIVILHADEVPMAFHSSYSAKRKTYRYGIDTSKFGDVFERKFRFHYPMPLRLDEMKLALAQVIGKHDFTSFASMRSTKVSHVRTILDARIVESQGKLDIFITGNGFLYNMVRIIVGTLFWVGEGKLSAADFGRILEARNRSAAGPTAMAHGLMLWDVEYDEA
- the rplQ gene encoding 50S ribosomal protein L17, with the protein product MAYSKLSRDASSRKALFRDLVTDLFLYERIQTTEAKAKELRPIAEKLITLAKRGDLHARRQVAAFVRRESIAAGEQDAIQKLFSDLATRYSERPGGYTRILKLGPRRGDAAPMVYLELVDRA
- a CDS encoding DNA-directed RNA polymerase subunit alpha, with the protein product MIEIEKPKIETVELNEDGTYGRFVVEPLERGYGATLGNSLRRILLSSLPGAAVTSVQIDGVLHEFSTVPGVMEDVTEIILNLKGLSLKIHSDEEKVLEIDAEGDGNVTAGDIRADSDVEILSPDLHIATLASGARLHMRVFANRGRGYVQADRNKREDQPIGVIPVDSIYTPITRVNYTVENTRVGQVTNYDKLTLEVWTDGSIRPEEAVSLGAKILTEHLDLFVGLTDEAKDAEIMVEKEEDKKEKVLEMTIEELDLSVRSYNCLKRAGINTVQELITKTEEDMMKVRNLGRKSLEEVQEKLEELGLGLRMEE
- the rpsK gene encoding 30S ribosomal protein S11, with product MAKPKKVVRTKRRDRKNIDTGVAHIRSTFNNTIVTITDPHGNAISWASSGNLGFKGSRKSTPFAAQMAAESAAKAAMEHGMKTVEVMVKGPGAGREAAIRSLQAAGLEVNLIKDVTPVPHNGCRPPKRRRV
- the rpsM gene encoding 30S ribosomal protein S13; the protein is MARISGVDLPRDKRVVIALTYIFGIGRTTADKILSTTGINENTRVRDLTEDEVSQLRETIDKSVKVEGDLRREISLNIKRLIEIGCYRGVRHRRGLPVRGQRTKTNARTRKGPRRTVANKKK
- the rpmJ gene encoding 50S ribosomal protein L36, giving the protein MKVRPSVKPICEKCKVIRRKGNVMVICENPKHKQKQG
- the infA gene encoding translation initiation factor IF-1, encoding MAKEDVIEVEGTVIEPLPNAMFKVELENGHQILAHVSGKLRMHFIRILTGDKVVIQLSPYDLSRGRITYRK